A section of the Sebastes fasciatus isolate fSebFas1 chromosome 5, fSebFas1.pri, whole genome shotgun sequence genome encodes:
- the foxq2 gene encoding forkhead box Q2, translating to MSLRYLNSGITMEDRSSRTGGRERLGLSFTIDYLLFNKGVKGSKEEATGSRTAEQTASNMLIHQNPTPEEMGIRSQIQEKRLQRSEAETEERKVKEEEGDDAQQEEGEEVVTTTTTNATTTSTDTEKSADKPNQSYITLISKAILASEQKKLLLCDIYQWIMDHYPYFKSKDKNWRNSVRHNLSLNDCFIKAGRSDNGKGHFWAIHPTNYQDFSKGDYHCRRARRRVRRSTGQLPLSSLSSPYHPALARHHRTTYWCCPQAQTLPLSCLAPRLYWPWSGVQPQVGFHPGLHASVP from the exons ATGAGTCTGAGATATCTTAATTCAGGGATCACAatggaggacagaagcagccgcACCGGCGGCAGAGAAAGACTGGGACTGAGCTTCACTATTGACTACCTTCTGTTCAATAAAGGAGTCAAAGGTTCTAAAGAAGAAGCGACAGGAAGTCGTACGGCAGAGCAGACGGCGAGCAACATGCTAATTCATCAGAATCCTACACCCGAAGAGATGGGGATTCGCTCTCAGATACAGGAGAAGCGGCTCCAAAGGTCAGAGGCAGAGACTGAAGAAAGGAAAGTcaaagaagaggagggggatgaTGCGCAacaagaggagggggaggaggtagtgaccaccaccaccaccaacgcCACCACCACATCTACCGATACAGAGAAGTCTGCGGACAAACCCAACCAGTCGTACATCACACTCATATCCAAGGCGATCCTGGCGTCAGAGCAGAAAAAACTGCTGTTGTGTGACATCTACCAGTGGATCATGGACCACTACCCGTACTTCAAGAGTAAG gaTAAAAACTGGAGGAACAGCGTGCGTCACAACTTGTCCCTGAATGATTGCTTCATCAAAGCAGGCCGCAGCGACAACGGTAAAGGCCACTTCTGGGCGATTCACCCAACAAACTACCAGGACTTTTCTAAGGGGGACTACCACTGCCGGAGGGCGCGGCGGAGGGTACGCAGGTCGACAGGACAGCTCCCCCTTTCCTCCCTGAGCTCCCCCTACCACCCCGCCCTCGCCCGCCACCACAGAACAACCTACTGGTGCTGCCCTCAAGCCCAAACGCTCCCTCTGTCCTGCTTGGCGCCCAGACTCTACTGGCCGTGGTCCGGTGTGCAACCACAGGTGGGGTTCCACCCGGGCCTGCATGCCTCTGTACCCTGA
- the pias4a gene encoding E3 SUMO-protein ligase PIAS4-A, with product MAAELVEAMNMVKSFRVSDLQTLLASMGRSKSGLKQDLVGRALRLVQTEYSPELLKNVRQLYESRFPKTSGWLAARRPEGVPVAYSSLSSSPTATSQGADYLNGISKPIPTPAAEVKLVPLPFYQTLETLLPPTELIAQNNEKLQDSQCIFELTPNQADQIRNASELRPGMRSIQVVLRICYTDSIGVQEDQYPPNIAVKVNQSYCHVPGYYPSNKPGVEPRRPCRPVNITPWLHLSNATNRVTVTWGNFGKRYSVAVYLVRVFTAADLFSQLKLCSVESAERCRERIQDKLRFDPESEIATTGLRVSLICPLVKMRLGVPCRVLTCAHLQCFDAVFFLQMNEKKPTWTCPVCDKPAPFELLTIDGLMSEILTETSEDIEEIEYLTDGSWRPIRDEKERDRERERSNTPEYPVVDICIPEANGHSPAHSSTSLTGKSGSGSVGMAGGAAVAPGGGAVVDLTLDSSSEEEGGGAGGDSEDTEDSADSPAPKRGRYNYDKDLVTAY from the exons ATGGCGGCCGAACTGGTGGAAGCGATG AACATGGTCAAAAGTTTCCGGGTCTCAGACCTGCAGACGCTGCTGGCCTCCATGGGCCGCAGCAAAAGTGGGCTGAAACAGGACCTAGTGGGGCGTGCGCTGAGGCTAGTGCAGACCGAGTACAGCCCAGAGCTTCTGAAGAACGTCAGGCAGCTCTACGAGTCGCGCTTCCCCAAAACATCTGGCTGGCTTGCGGCGCGCCGTCCAGAGGGCGTCCCAGTTGCCTACTCATCCCTCAGCTCCTCCCCCACTGCCACCTCTCAGGGCGCAGACTACCTCAACGGCATTTCCAAACCGATCCCCACTCCTGCAGCAGAGGTCAAGCTGGTGCCACTGCCCTTCTACCAAACTTTGGAGACACTGTTGCCACCAACAGAGCTAA TCGCCCAGAACAATGAGAAACTGCAGGACAGTCAGTGCATATTTGAATTAACACCGAACCAGGCCGACCAGATAAGAAACGCAAG TGAGCTTCGTCCAGGAATGAGATCGATCCAAGTGGTTCTTAG AATCTGTTACACAGACTCCATTGGTGTCCAGGAGGACCAGTATCCTCCCAACattgctgtcaaagtcaacCAGTCCTACTGTCATGTGCCG ggcTATTACCCCTCTAATAAGCCTGGTGTGGAGCCCCGTCGTCCTTGTCGTCCTGTAAACATCACTCCCTGGTTGCATCTCTCCAATGCCACCAACAGAGTCACCGTCACCTGGGGAAACTTTGGCAAG CGGTACTCTGTGGCGGTGTATTTAGTGAGGGTTTTCACTGCAGCAGACCTCTTCAGCCAACTCAAACTCTGCTCTGTTGAGAGTGCAGAACGCTGTCGTGAACGCA TCCAAGACAAACTACGCTTTGACCCAGAGAGTGAAATTGCGACCACAGGCCTCCGGGTTTCTCTCATCTGTCCA TTGGTGAAGATGCGGCTCGGTGTTCCATGTCGAGTTTTAACTTGTGCCCATCTTCAGTGTTTCGACGCAGTCTTCTTCCTGCAGATGAACGAGAAGAAGCCCACATGGACTTGCCCCGTCTGTGACAAGCCCGCTCCCTTTGAGCTGCTCACTATTGATGG GCTAATGTCTGAGATTCTGACAGAGACGAGTGAGGACATCGAGGAGATTGAGTACTTAACCGACGGCTCCTGGCGACCCAtcagagatgagaaggagagggaCCGGGAAAGAGAACGCAGCAACACGCCAGAGTATCCTGTTGTTGATATAT GCATTCCTGAGGCAAACGGTCATTCACCGGCCCACAGCAGCACCAGCCTGACGGGCAAATCTGGAAGCGGTTCTGTAGGTATGGCGGGAGGAGCTGCCGTGGCACCGGGAGGAGGTGCGGTGGTAGATCTGACTCTTGACTCCTCCTCTGAGGAGGAAGGGGGCGGGGCAGGAGGAGACAgtgaggacactgaggacagCGCCGACAGTCCTGCCCCGAAAAGGGGCCGATACAACTACGACAAGGACCTGGTCACTGCCTACTGA